From Phycodurus eques isolate BA_2022a chromosome 13, UOR_Pequ_1.1, whole genome shotgun sequence, a single genomic window includes:
- the ptmab gene encoding prothymosin alpha-B, producing MADAKVDSVSEVSAKELKEKKLVEEKENGKDAATNGKENEENGEPEIDDEEDDEVDEEDEEDDGEGDEEDEEDDDDELEGGTKRAADDDDDDDEDDVETKKQKTDDDD from the exons ATGGCGGACGCGAAAGTTGACTCCGTGTCGGAAGTCTCGGCCAAG GAATTGAAGGAGAAGAAGCTGGTGGAGGAGAAGGAAAATGGCAAAGATGCTGCTACCAATGGAAAG GAGAACGAGGAGAACGGGGAGCCCGAGATTGACGACGAGGAAGACGACGAGGTGGAcgaagaggacgaggaggacgacGGAGAAG GTgacgaggaagacgaggaggacgaTGACGACGAGCTGGAGGGCGGCACAAAGCGGGCGGCagacgacgacgatgacgacgacgag gACGACGTGGAGACCAAGAAGCAAAAAACGGACGACGACGATTGA